One Micropterus dolomieu isolate WLL.071019.BEF.003 ecotype Adirondacks linkage group LG23, ASM2129224v1, whole genome shotgun sequence DNA window includes the following coding sequences:
- the lg23h11orf54 gene encoding ester hydrolase C11orf54 homolog isoform X2 yields the protein MADLNKTEKVQLHAPDLGELRVVLQAGLEDNFAEVQVSVVECPDLTKEPFQFPVKGLCGSPRITDVGGVPYLVPLVQKDKEYNMNTISKELELPGAFILGAAGAPSRIIGMNAELMPLVLTEAGGRPAVNSSYFSSINPADGQCLQEKYSDKFSDCSFGLLGNLYACEGKSGKVIEVRAKKRTGGHSLVTALRKTLEGHYPDKSLALGGTFIIQKGKAKIHIMPREFSVCPLNTNDDVNNWLKHFEGLDLRVEHTHCFSHHGEGGHYYIDTTPDQVEYLGYFMPAEFVYRIDRPKETHGVGRD from the exons ATGGCAGATCTCAACAAGACTGAAAAGGTTCAGCTGCACGCGCCAGATTTAGGGGAACTACGTGTTG TATTACAAGCAGGACTGGAAGACAACTTTGCTGAAGTTCAGGTGAGTGTTGTGGAGTGCCCAGATCTCACCAAAGAGCCCTTCCAGTTTCCTGTCAAAG GCTTGTGTGGAAGTCCTCGCATCACTGATGTTGGCGGTGTGCCGTATTTGGTCCCCTTGGTTCAGAAGGACAAG gAATACAACATGAACACCATATCAAAGGAGCTGGAGCTGCCAGGAGCCTTCATCCTCGGTGCAGCAGGCGCTCCCTCCCGAATTATTGGAATGAATGCAGAG CTGATGCCTCTGGTCCTGACGGAAGCTGGGGGAAGGCCGGCAGTGAACAGCAGCTACTTCTCCTCCATCAATCCAGCCGATGGCCAGTGTCTGCAAGAAAAATACAGTGACAAATTCTCTGATTGCAGCTTTGGACTACTGGGCAATCTGTATGCTTGTGAAGGGAAGTCTGGAAAG GTCATAGAGGTGCGGGCCAAGAAGAGAACAGGAGGCCACAGTCTTGTGACGGCCTTGAGGAAGACTCTTGAAGGTCACTACCCTGATAAAAGCCTGGCTCTGGGAGGCACGTTCATCATCCAGAAAGGGAAAGCTAAAATCCACATCATG CCGAGAGAGTTCTCAGTCTGCCCCCTCAACACCAATGATGACGTCAACAACTGGCTCAAGCACTTTGAG GGTCTGGACCTGCGCGTGGAGCACACCCACTGCTTTAGCCACCACGGAGAAGGTGGCCACTACTACATAGACACCACACCTGACCAGGTGGAGTACCTGGGCTACTTCATGCCTGCAGAGTTTGTCTACCGCATCGACAGGCCCAAAGAGACCCATGGAGTTGGACGCGattga
- the lg23h11orf54 gene encoding ester hydrolase C11orf54 homolog isoform X1 translates to MADLNKTEKVQLHAPDLGELRVVLQAGLEDNFAEVQVSVVECPDLTKEPFQFPVKGLCGSPRITDVGGVPYLVPLVQKDKEYNMNTISKELELPGAFILGAAGAPSRIIGMNAELMPLVLTEAGGRPAVNSSYFSSINPADGQCLQEKYSDKFSDCSFGLLGNLYACEGKSGKVIEVRAKKRTGGHSLVTALRKTLEGHYPDKSLALGGTFIIQKGKAKIHIMPREFSVCPLNTNDDVNNWLKHFEVSAPLICQSVLVSRDPGLDLRVEHTHCFSHHGEGGHYYIDTTPDQVEYLGYFMPAEFVYRIDRPKETHGVGRD, encoded by the exons ATGGCAGATCTCAACAAGACTGAAAAGGTTCAGCTGCACGCGCCAGATTTAGGGGAACTACGTGTTG TATTACAAGCAGGACTGGAAGACAACTTTGCTGAAGTTCAGGTGAGTGTTGTGGAGTGCCCAGATCTCACCAAAGAGCCCTTCCAGTTTCCTGTCAAAG GCTTGTGTGGAAGTCCTCGCATCACTGATGTTGGCGGTGTGCCGTATTTGGTCCCCTTGGTTCAGAAGGACAAG gAATACAACATGAACACCATATCAAAGGAGCTGGAGCTGCCAGGAGCCTTCATCCTCGGTGCAGCAGGCGCTCCCTCCCGAATTATTGGAATGAATGCAGAG CTGATGCCTCTGGTCCTGACGGAAGCTGGGGGAAGGCCGGCAGTGAACAGCAGCTACTTCTCCTCCATCAATCCAGCCGATGGCCAGTGTCTGCAAGAAAAATACAGTGACAAATTCTCTGATTGCAGCTTTGGACTACTGGGCAATCTGTATGCTTGTGAAGGGAAGTCTGGAAAG GTCATAGAGGTGCGGGCCAAGAAGAGAACAGGAGGCCACAGTCTTGTGACGGCCTTGAGGAAGACTCTTGAAGGTCACTACCCTGATAAAAGCCTGGCTCTGGGAGGCACGTTCATCATCCAGAAAGGGAAAGCTAAAATCCACATCATG CCGAGAGAGTTCTCAGTCTGCCCCCTCAACACCAATGATGACGTCAACAACTGGCTCAAGCACTTTGAGGTCAGCGCCCCGCTCATCTGCCAGTCAGTGCTGGTATCCAGAGACCCT GGTCTGGACCTGCGCGTGGAGCACACCCACTGCTTTAGCCACCACGGAGAAGGTGGCCACTACTACATAGACACCACACCTGACCAGGTGGAGTACCTGGGCTACTTCATGCCTGCAGAGTTTGTCTACCGCATCGACAGGCCCAAAGAGACCCATGGAGTTGGACGCGattga
- the pho gene encoding phoenix — MTGEHDSLRWTRSDAIAEAVSAKSCHVILETLSPECVEKISRYLESSAGHSGQDKVSNEPAAAESDSGDSLFITQKPVPEAVRSARPRHYSSRSDPISPRAVEESEEDSPSYFFHGESKTDRRRRKKKPRLPKYSFPFLAERERKPRSTLLGGQQNKRLHNYAMGGFFKCVKELWQDYGRGNLESSLPTVDMDEDYISPLSEQEERSEDEDIKVVERKHLVAPSKAKSRQTWWNQLKQQRATKACNARQEYSQGRHKLQDKVSILKTTVLYSETENSDDGESSCRVVVERERNDEHMASNGNFLAQTPKTNRQFQQNTREEELHNNRDATVREPRTLQKSPRLYTRKGRGASATVTTVFHLDDLFQTGQAEEEHESQHLHNSVSGLISDTNNQSETRVRKRKNKKKDKGDCESVGEQKGQGQSQEELEGLHATTSVSVEVDETPSLSEDNREKPPASQANDELEFNENNWMENSSRDDNILRQREGDIPDSKIKKKKRKKSKSTENVRQEVDGTFESDVRKVNSVFSVSCNVEHGGKQKKKKKKRSGEDDEAVEQSQASTVAQPLIDDANVMRKKKKRKKDERIVITEECGGEKESNRIVDLPPVSTGQLEDSGNCLENTAASQETFESRYVKRKKHKKREMLSSNEATQDGEDGVSFSNVAVTLAKSTAKSLKKKKRKTISEGLDFSHTPEINENVHQTPPKKEGIEEQIAQLGTKKKKKKKTLSEAVDVSCTPKEHDEVENVDNTQKTKEGLEDQNAEFVTKKKKKKKKKTLSEAVDDSCILEENEEVENVDNTQKTKEGTEEQNAELVTKKKKKKKMGEVSSWNISKDSVAQSDDSVSVRKKEKKRTSSFLVADAEENDACTQDEQNSPGEYEPESAQTTGNMEETNDGVRKKKRKRKMSVAQDSVEKDQDFVDPNRTCQSALPETTDMRVKRKKKPMENESEMVTPLERLESAAEAGHSLTDETVLLKKKKKKKKKKCKDEPCHVVQESPPKKKGKQLALPLVAKGCSVEVSHDGSTCDQVTKEALNTVEHASSSETPGNQTLNETMDKKKKKKKIKLTDDVLLEGNSLTKSGVLEPLKNKKKQSVVPNIISSSPMLSETSVLKSEISSSDRIMKNKHVKVKRRLHNPSEDFLTDC; from the exons ATGACTGGAGAGCACGATTCTCTACGTTGGACTCGATCTGATGCCATTGCTGAAGCTGTATCAGCGAAGTCATGCCACGTTATCCTGGAAACATTATCTCCAGAGTGTGTGGAGAAGATATCGCGGTATCTTGAGTCTTCTGCGGGACACAGCGGACAGGATAAAGTATCTAATGAacctgctgcagcagaaag TGATTCAGGAGACAGCCTGTTCATAACTCAGAAGCCAGTACCGGAAGCTGTGAGATCAGCAAGACCGCGGCACTACAGCTCGAGGTCAGACCCCATATCTCCCAGAGCTGTAGAAGAAAGTGAAGAGGACAGTCCATCATACTTTTTCCATGGAGAATCCAAAACCgacagaaggaggagaaagaagaaaccCAGACTTCCAAAATACAGTTTCCCATTCctcgcagagagagagaggaagccaAGAAGCACTCTTTTAGGTGGCCAGCAAAACAAACGCCTTCAT AATTATGCAATGGGAGGCTTCTTTAAATGTGTCAAGGAGCTGTGGCAGGACTATGGAAGAGGAAATCTGGAGTCGTCTTTGCCAACAGTCGACATGGATGAGGATTACATATCTCCATTGTCAGA ACAAGAAGAAAGGTCAGAAGATGAGGACATTAAAGTGGTG GAAAGGAAACATTTGGTGGCACCATCAAAAGCAAAGAGCCGACAGACCTGGTGGAACCAGTTAAAGCAACAGAGGGCGACGAAAGCTTGTAATGCCAGACAAGAATACTCACAAGGAAGACATAAATTGCAAGATAAGGTATCCATATTGAAGACTACAGTGTTGTATTCGGAAACAGAAAACTCTGATGATGGAGAGTCTTCTTGTAGAGTTGtggtggagagggagagaaatgatGAACACATGGCAAGTAATGGAAACTTTCTTGCCCAAACaccaaagacaaacagacagttTCAGCAAAATACAAGGGAGGAAGAGCTGCATAACAATAGAGATGCTACGGTTCGTGAGCCACGTACGCTACAGAAAAGTCCGAGGCTATACACACGGAAAGGCAGAGGAGCATCCGCAACTGTAACAACTGTTTTCCACCTAGATGATCTGTTCCAGACAggacaggcagaggaggagcatGAAAGCCAACATCTCCACAACAGTGTCTCAGGCCTTATAAGTGACACTAATAATCAAAGTGAAACCAGGGTaaggaagaggaaaaataagaaaaaggaCAAAGGAGATTGTGAAAGTGTAGGAGAACAAAAGGGTCAGGGTCAGAGTCAGGAAGAGCTCGAGGGTCTGCATGCCACAACATCTGTGAGTGTGGAGGTAGATGAGACTCCCAGCCTGTCGGAGGATAATAGGGAAAAGCCTCCGGCATCCCAGGCTAATGATGAGCTggaatttaatgaaaataattggaTGGAGAACTCATCACGTGATGATAACATactgagacagagggagggagacattCCCGATtccaaaataaagaaaaagaagagaaaaaagagtAAGTCAACAGAAAATGTTCGACAGGAAGTGGACGGAACCTTCGAGTCAGATGTGAGAAAGGTGAATTCTGTGTTTTCGGTGAGTTGTAACGTTGAGCATGGTggcaagcagaagaagaaaaagaagaaaagaagtggTGAGGATGATGAGGCTGTTGAGCAGTCACAGGCCAGCACAGTTGCCCAACCTTTAATTGATGATGCTAATGTaatgaggaaaaagaaaaaaaggaaaaaagacgAGAGGATTGTAATTACAGAGGAAtgtggaggagagaaagaatcGAATAGGATTGTAGATTTGCCACCAGTGTCAACAGGACAGTTAGAGGATTCAGGAAATTGTttggaaaacactgcagcttctcaagaaaCATTTGAATCTAGGtatgtcaaaagaaaaaaacacaaaaagagggAAATGTTGTCCTCTAATGAGGCTACTCAAGATGGAGAAGACGGTGTGAGCTTTTCTAATGTTGCTGTAACCTTGGCTAAAAGTACAGCTAAGTCactgaaaaagaagaaaaggaaaactaTATCTGAGGGGTTGGATTTCTCACACACTCCTGAAATTAATGAAAATGTACATCagacccccccaaaaaaggaGGGAATTGAAGAACAAATTGCTCAACTGGGGActaagaaaaagaagaagaagaaaactctCTCTGAGGCGGTAGATGTCTCTTGCACTCCCAAAGAACATGATGAAGTTGAAAATGTAGATAATACCCAGAAGACAAAGGAGGGCCTTGAAGACCAAAATGCTGAATTTgtgacgaagaagaagaagaagaagaagaagaaaactctCTCTGAGGCGGTAGATGACTCTTGCATTCTAGAGGAAAATGAAGAAGTTGAAAACGTAGATAATACCCAGAAAACAAAGGAAGGAACTGAAGAACAAAATGCTGAATTGGTgactaaaaaaaagaagaaaaagaaaatgggtGAAGTATCTAGCTGGAATATCTCCAAAGACAGTGTGGCACAAAGTGATGATTCAGTGTCTGTGcggaaaaaggaaaagaagaggaCCTCATCCTTCCTCGTTGCTGATGCAGAGGAAAATGATGCTTGTACACAAGATGAACAAAACTCTCCTGGTGAATATGAGCCTGAATCTGCACAAACGACTGGAAATATGGAGGAAACTAATGATGGGGTcagaaaaaagaagaggaagaggaagatgtcaGTAGCGCAGGACAGTGTGGAAAAAGATCAGGATTTTGTGGATCCAAACAGAACATGTCAGAGCGCTTTGCCAGAAACCACTGACATGAGGgtgaagaggaaaaagaaaccTATGGAGAATGAAAGTGAGATGGTGACCCCCTTGGAAAGACTGGAAAGTGCAGCTGAGGCGGGGCATTCTCTAACTGATGAGACTGTGCtgttaaagaagaagaagaagaagaagaagaaaaagtgtaAGGATGAGCCATGCCATGTGGTACAAGAGAGCCCACCAAAGAAAAAAGGCAAACAATTGGCCCTTCCTTTGGTTGCAAAGGGTTGCAGTGTTGAAGTATCTCATGATGGCAGTACTTGTGACCAAGTGACCAAGGAAGCACTGAACACGGTTGAACACGCTTCATCTTCAGAGACACCCGGCAATCAGACATTAAATGAGACCAtggacaagaagaagaagaagaaaaaaattaaattgactGATGATGTTCTGCTTGAGGGGAATTCGTTGACCAAGTCTGGTGTGTTAGAGcccctaaaaaacaaaaagaagcagTCAGTGGTCCCCAATATCATATCCAGCAGCCCCATGTTATCAGAGACTTCTGTGTTAAAATCTGAAATATCATCTTCAGACAGAATCATGAAAAACAAGCACGTAAAGGTCAAGCGGAGACTTCATAATCCAAGTGAGGACTTCCTTACAGACTGTTAG
- the aspa gene encoding aspartoacylase, producing the protein MSSYNNSVCFNEARRVAIFGGTHGNELSGVTLVNLWVKNSTEIQRKGLETKPFITNPKAVEKCTRYVDTDLNRAFSPENLSAPGGDDLPYEVQRAQEINRIFGPKGSPEAYDVIFDLHNTTSNMGCTLILESSKDHFNLQMMNYIKKAITPASCLVLLNEHPLLKYSTSRSVAKHPVGLEVGPQPQGVLRSNIFEAMRVILKHALDFIELFNEGMEFPPCTVEVFRVLERIDYPRDTNGNIIAMVHPNLQDCDWEPLNPGDPMFQTFDGKTIRYQGSGTIYPTFINEAAYYEKQQAFVTTRRETLVASSIRKA; encoded by the exons ATGTCGTCCTATAACAACAGCGTGTGTTTTAACGAGGCCAGGAGAGTGGCTATATTCGGAGGAACGCACGGGAACGAGTTGTCAGGCGTGACGCTCGTAAACCTGTGGGTTAAGAATAGCACCGAGATACAGAGAAAAGGGCTCGAGACCAAGCCTTTCATCACCAACCCGAAGGCTGTGGAGAAGTGCACCAGATATGTGGACACGGACCTGAACCGAGCCTTCAGCCCAGAaaacctcag TGCGCCGGGAGGAGATGACCTGCCCTACGAGGTGCAGAGAGCCCAGGAGATCAACAGGATATTTGGGCCCAAGGGAAGCCCAGAGGCCTACGATGTTATCTTTGACCTCCACAACACGACGTCCAACATGGGCTGCACGCTGATTCTCGAGAGCTCCAAAGACCACTTCAATCTGCAGATGATGAACTACATCAAG AAAGCCATCACCCCGGCCAGTTGTCTTGTTCTGCTGAATGAACACCCTCTTTTGAAATATTCCACTTCGCGCTCTGTTGCCAAGCACCCTGTTG GTCTGGAAGTGGGTCCTCAGCCTCAAGGTGTTTTGAGGAGTAACATCTTTGAAGCTATGAGGGTAATACTAAAACACGCCTTGGACTTCATCGAACTGTTTAATGAAG GTATGGAGTTCCCTCCCTGTACAGTGGAAGTTTTCCGGGTCTTAGAGAGGATTGACTACCCTAGAGATACCAATGGAAACATCATAGCTATGGTGCACCCCAATCTGCAG gACTGTGACTGGGAACCGCTGAACCCCGGTGACCCCATGTTCCAAACATTTGATGGAAAGACCATCCGCTACCAAGGCTCAGGCACCATCTACCCCACTTTTATTAATGAGGCAGCctattatgaaaaacaacaggcATTTGTAACCACTAGGCGAGAAACCTTGGTAGCAAGTTCCATCAGAAAAGCATGA